A stretch of DNA from Streptomyces sp. NBC_00654:
CTCGCGCCACCGTTGTGTCGGCGACCGGGTCCGGCAAGACCATCACGGCTGCCTGGGCCGCGCTGGACAACTTTAGGGACGGGCGGATCCTCGTCATGGTTCCCACGCTGGATCTCCTCGTGCAGACCACTCTGGTGTGGCGCAGGGTCGGCCACAACGAGCCGATGGTGGCGGTGTGCTCGCTGGAGAAGGACGACGTCCTGGAGGCGCTCGGGGTGAACACGACCACGAACCCGATCCAGTTGGCGTTGTGGGCCGGGCGCGGGCCGGTGGTCGTGTTCGCCACGTACGCCTCCCTCGTGGACCGCGAAGACGTCAACGCCCCCTTGGGCGAGGAGAAGGTACGGGGGCCGCTGGAGGCTGCTCTCGCGGGTGGGGAGCGGCTGTACGGGCAGTCCATGAGCGGCTTCGACCTCGCCATCATTGACGAGGCTCACTCCACAGCCGGTGACCTTGGCCGTCCGTGGGCAGCGATCCACGACAACGCCCGCATCCCGGCTGACTTCCGCCTGTATCTGACTGCCACGCCCCGGATCCTTGCCTCGCCTCGGCCGCAGAAGGGCAAGGACGGCAAGGAGCTGGAGATCGCGAGCATGACCTCCGACCCGGCAGGCCCCTACGGCGAATGGGTCTTCGAGCTGGGGCTCTCCGAGAGCATCGAACGGGGCGTCCTCGCGGGCTTCGAGATCGACGTCATCGAGATCCGCGACCCCGAACCAGTCCCGGGCATGTCCGAGGAAGCGCTGCGCGGCCGGCGCCTCGCCCTCCTCCAGACCGCCCTCCTGGAACACGCGGCCGCCCACAACCTGCGCACCGTCCTCACCTTTCACCAGCGGGTCGAGGAGGCGCGTGCGTTCGCGGAGAAGCTTCCCGAGACCGCAGCCGAGCTCTACGCCACCGAGGCATCCGACCGGTTCCTCAAAGACGCCGCCAAACTGCCGGCATCCTCAATCAAGGCCAAGCGCTACGAGCTGGAGCCCTACCGGCACGTCCCACCGGACCGGGTCTGGGCAGACTGGCTGTGCGGCGACCACCTCGTCAGCGAGCGGCGCGAGGTACTCCGCCAGTTCGCCAACGGGACTGATCCGGAGGACCGCCGCGTGCACCGGGCATTCCTCGCCTCCGTACGCATCCTCGGCGAAGGCGTCGACATCGTCGGCGAACGCGGCGTCGAAGCCGTCTGCTTCGCCGACACCCGCGGCTCCCAGGTCGAGATCGTCCAGAACATCGGACGGGCGCTGCGCCCGAACCCGGACGGGACGACGAAGACCGCCCGCATCATCGTGCCGGTCTTGCTGCACCCCGGCGAGGACCCCACCGACATGATCGCCTCAGCCTCGTATGCACCCCTTGTCGCTCTCCTTCAGGGGCTCCGCTCTCATGATGAGCGTCTGGTCGAGCAGCTGGCTTCGCGTGCCCTGACACGGAGCAGCCGGGAGCGGCCGGTGCACGTGACA
This window harbors:
- a CDS encoding DEAD/DEAH box helicase, translated to MSAIQLREHQVDANARIRKWVGFPARTAVPERGARATVVSATGSGKTITAAWAALDNFRDGRILVMVPTLDLLVQTTLVWRRVGHNEPMVAVCSLEKDDVLEALGVNTTTNPIQLALWAGRGPVVVFATYASLVDREDVNAPLGEEKVRGPLEAALAGGERLYGQSMSGFDLAIIDEAHSTAGDLGRPWAAIHDNARIPADFRLYLTATPRILASPRPQKGKDGKELEIASMTSDPAGPYGEWVFELGLSESIERGVLAGFEIDVIEIRDPEPVPGMSEEALRGRRLALLQTALLEHAAAHNLRTVLTFHQRVEEARAFAEKLPETAAELYATEASDRFLKDAAKLPASSIKAKRYELEPYRHVPPDRVWADWLCGDHLVSERREVLRQFANGTDPEDRRVHRAFLASVRILGEGVDIVGERGVEAVCFADTRGSQVEIVQNIGRALRPNPDGTTKTARIIVPVLLHPGEDPTDMIASASYAPLVALLQGLRSHDERLVEQLASRALTRSSRERPVHVTRDEDGRIIPAEGEGEAVALEDGTEAVVESALLHFSTPRDPATIAAFLRTRVFRPESLVWLDGYQALRRWRGEHEITGLYAVPYDTETEVGVTRFPLGRWVHQQRRAQRAGELDDHRKELLDEEGMVWEPGDEAWEAKLAALRSFRRAHGHLAPRQDAVWGEADDDLVAIGQLMANLRRKDGLSKDPERAGTRAEQLATIDEDWNCSWPLDWQRHYRVLADLADTETGGPLPDIQPGVLFEGDDLGKWLAQQRKAHTWAQLSGEQQERLTGLGVTPDEAAPAPVKAHAAKGAGGLSAPFRRGVTALAQYLQREGHERPVPRKHEEPVDIDGQKHLVKLGVFISNTKTRRHRLTPEQRQALAELGVQWT